The genomic window AAATCGGTAAGGCCACTCGGAATCAAGTTATCACCCGCTGTGGACACTGTCAAGCACATTCAAATTTAACTTGACAGACAAAAGAGAATATGATTTCATATAATTGCCGCACGTGTATCCCTTCTGCCATACATGCCGTAATGCACCATAAAGGAGGTGGACAGCCATGAAAGATCAAGGATCCCGGAAGAAGTCCTATGAGCCGCCCAAGGCGACCGTCGTCCAGGTCCAGCTGGAGGAGCGGGTGCTGGGCTGCAATTTCAGCACGATCAAAGTTTGTGGGCTCACCGAGTGAGTCCCACCGCCGGTAGTCATCAAGTCAGCCCGAGGGAACGCCTGCGCAAAGGGATTTGTCGCGGGCGTTTTGGTGTACTGCAGAGGACTCGGACATGAAAAGAAGTGAAGACTTCTCGTTGCGAAATGTAGGGGGCCAGGACATTCTGGTGCCGCTCGGTGCGAAGGTGCTGGATATGAACGCCCTGATAACCCTCAATGCAACGGGGCGTATCGTATGGGAGCTCCTCGCGCAGGACCGTTCCCTCGAGTATCTGGTGACGGAGGTCGTGAAGGAGTTCGACATCGACGAGGACAGTGCCCGTGGCGATGTCCAGGCTTTCCTGAACGAGCTCGGGCGGTTGGGGTTGCTGAAGACATGACCCAGACACCTACACAATACGGGGCGCTGGTCAGCGAGATGCTCAGGCGGGCCGCCGTACACCGCCAACCCGCCCACGGGGCCTTCGAGCTGACCGGGCGCTGTAATTTGTCCTGCCGGATGTGCTACGTGCGCAAATCCGCGGGAGACATGGCGGAGGCCGCAAGGGAGCTTCCGGCTTCGGGGTGGTTGGAGTTGGCCCGCCAGGCGGTGGATCACGGCATGGTCTTCCTGCTTCTCACAGGCGGGGAAGTCTTTTTGCGTCGCGACTTTTTTGAGATATATGAGCCACTTACACGTATGGGCCTGTCCCTTGCCCTCTTTACCAACGGCACGCTGATTACGAAGGACATCGCGTCGCGCCTGGCCCAGGCACCCCCGAGCCGCGTCGAGATCACCCTTTACGGAGCGACCGCGGCGACCTGCGAGGCGGTCACCGGCAGGCCGGGCAGTTTTGCCGCCTGCAGGGCCGGCCTGGAAGCCCTCCTGTCTCAGGGCATCACTTTCGGGCTAAAAACCACCGTCACGAGGCAGAACGTGTGGGAACTGGAGGCCATGCGCGGCATGGCGCACGGCTGGGGCGTGCCGTTCTCCGCGTCCTGGCTGCTCACCCGACGTCCGGACGGGTCTAACTCGGATGTGGAAGACTGCCGCCTGTCCGCCGAGGAATGCATCGAGCTCGAGGCCACGGACAGCGCCACGGCGGACGAATGGACGGAGGCGGCGCTCAGGGAAACGGCCGCCGGCAGGCACGACAATTTCTATTGCCAGGCGGGAAAAGCCGCGTTCGCGGTCAATGCGGCGGGAGAAATGAACGCATGCCTGCTTCTGCCCCACCCGGCCGCCCGGCCGTTGGAGATCGGTTTTCCCGAGGCGTGGAAACAGGTGCAGGAATTCGTTGATTCCGCGCCTCCGGCCGGATCGGAGTGCAGTGCCTGTGACGCCTTTTCCTACTGTGGGCGATGCCCGGCATGGTCGATGTCGGAGACGGGCACGCTGACCGAGGCCGTGCCGTACCTGTGCGAAATCGCCCGCGCGAGAAAGAGTCGCTATGAATAGCCCGCCCGGCGTATTCGCCGGCTGTCGCCGACGGCTTTTCGAGAGGATCGGGGCTGCATTTCGTGGTCGGCTCGAATCGAAGGCGCACCATTGCGTGGGGCCCGGCACATGATCATCCCCGCTCGTGAATTCATGCCGCTGGTCCTGGCCGCTCTTGAAAGCAATCAGCGCGTGCGCATGACCGCCATGGGCAGCAGCATGTTCCCCTTCATCCGCGGCGGGGATGTGGTGGAAATCGAACCCATCCGCTCTCCGCCGGTGGCGGGAGACGTGGTCCTGGCGCAGCGCGCTCTCATGCCCCAAGGGGAGCGCTACGTCGTGCACCGCATCGTCCGGATTGAAGGAGAAATGTATTTCCTGCGCGGCGATGCGCAGAAAAATTGTGAAGGGCCGTTTACGCGAAGAGACATTCTGGGCAGGGCCGTCCTGGTTTTCCAGAAGGGACGCGTACACAGGCTCGATCACGGCATATGGCGCCGAGCGGGCTTTGCGTGGAATCGCTGTGCCCCCCTCAATCTTTGGCTGTTCCAGCTGACGCGTCAATTCCAAAGAAAGCGCAAATAGACTGCCGGGGCGTTTGCCCGGCGGCCCTGTTCCCGGCACGGGGATCGGCATGCAACCGTCAGGCAGTGCAACTGCAAAATCCTACCTTCTGTCCTTCCTCCGGTATGCCGGCGCAAAGGCCTGGATATCCCTCCTTATAATGGTTCTGCTCGGTCTCAGTGAAGGCGTCGGCCTGATCATGCTGATACCCTTCCTGCATCTGATCGGTTTTGGGGGAGCGGAGAAGACCGACGGAATTTCCCTTCTAGTGAGGGAGCTTTTCGATACGAGCGGGCTGCCTCTCACGTTGCCGGCAGTCTTGTCCGTCTACGTGGTCATTCTGAGCGTGCATGCCATGATCGGCCGGTACCAGGAAAGCCTGAATGCCCGGCTGATCATGGGTTACACGCAGTACATGCAGGACCGTCTGTACGCGGCATTTGCGCGAGTGGGCTGGCTGTGCTTCACGCAGACGAGCGGGGCCGACGTGATTCGCGTCGTGACCAACGACTTGATCCGGGCGGGGCTGGCCACCCAACGACTGCTCGAGCTCATTGCGGCGATCGTTCTTACCGTCATATACATCTGCGTGGCCATGACCGTTTCGTGGATCATGACGATGTTCACGCTGGCATGCGTCTCGATCATCTTCCTGATTCTGCAGCCTCTCAACAAGCAGGCTCACCGTTTGAGCGAAGAATTGCAGAAAAAGGTGGAGGACATGTACTGGCTGGCGACCGAGCACCTCGGGGGCATGAAAATCGCCAAGAGCTACAACCTCGAACGCGAGCACGCCGGGAGCTTCTCCGCCATCACGAGCCAACTCGCGGCAAAGGCCACCCGTTTCTTCCAGGTGGACGCCGCCACCAGGATGTATCACCAGATAGGGGCCATAGTGGCTTTGAGCTCCTTCTTTTACCTGGCGGCAAAATTCGTTACGATCCCGGCGACCAGCCTCCTGCTCGTGGTCTTCGTGTTTGCGCGGCTCTCGCCGAAGGTATCCGGCATACAGCATTTCATGCAGCATATCAGCAATTCCCTGCCTGCCTTCCGGGAGGCGAGCATCATGCTGAGCCGTTTCGAGGCTGCGGCTGAATCGCCTGCTCCCTCGGTGGTTCGGCCCCTGCGGCTCGAAAGCTCCGTCCGATTCAGCCGGGTGTCCTTTTCTTATGACGGCGGCATGGAAAGTCTTTCCCTGCGCAAAGTCGATCTTGTGATCCGGGCGCACGAAACGATGGCGATAGTCGGTCCTTCCGGGAGCGGTAAAACCACTCTCGCCGATCTCATCCTGGGGCTTCTCAACCCGACCGAGGGCACGATTCTCATCGACGACAGGCCGCTCGAGGGCGAATGGGTGCACAACTGGCGCAGTTCCATCGGTTATGTTCCTCAGGAGACTTTTCTTTTTCACGACACGGTTCGCGGCAACCTCTTGTGGGCCAAACGGGACGCCACGGAAGAGGAGATCTGGACGGCGATCCGGCTTGCCGCCGCCGAGGACTTCGTGTCGGCTCTGCCCGACGGCCTGGATACCGTGCTCGGCGATCGGGGAATCCGGCTCTCCGGGGGGGAGCGGCAGAGGATCGCCCTTGCCCGGGCGCTGCTGCGAAAGCCGACGTTGCTTCTTCTGGATGAAGCAACGAGTTCCCTGGACACGGAAAACGAGCAGCGCATCCAGGAGGCCATCGAGGGGCTTCACGGGGAATTGACCATGGTGATTATCGCCCACCGCCTTTCCACGATCCGAAGAGCGGACAGTATCGTGGTGCTGGATGGCGGGCGGGTGGCCGAGGCGGGTACGTGGGAATCGCTCGCGCACAAAGAGGGGGGCCGCTTTCGAAGCCTGCTGGAGCGGCAGAAGTAGGCGGGACTACGGGGTCAAACCTACACTTTTCACAAATCTCCAGAATCTGGGGCGCACAGCGAAATGTGAAAATGTGTCGGGCCGGGGTATCTTCAGACGAAGTGCGCTATCACCGCTCAAGGCCATGCCGGCGGGCCTTTGACGAGACTGCGAAAGATCCCTGCCCGAACGGGTTCTTCTTCCCGCATGCCGCGGCCCGACCGCAGGGCGATCTCCCTCATGGCTTCGGCGAGACCCCGAAGGGATTTGCCTCCCAGCACGATTGTTCCTTTTTCGGTATCGACGGCGTATACATCGACGGGGAAGGGCAGGCCTTCTCCAGGCAGCAGGTGGTAGACTTCCGCACGATGCCTGACTGCACGAATTTCGTCCCACCGGAGGCGAAACCGTCGCACGGGCGGCAAGGGACAGGCACGCCACGCCGGTGCGGCGATGGTCAGGTCATTTCGACTCATTTCAATGCGAGCGGCAAAAGTCGCAAAGCCCGTGAGCAGCTCAATCAAAGCCAGGAACAATGTGGGCAGGCCCATCAGAAGGAATGCAAGCAGAGTATCGCTGGCGATAACGGTTACGCCGGTCCCGATTCCGATCGTCAAGATTCCCAGGAGGATGAGTATTACACCGGTTGGCCTTGCGCCATATACTTTCTCATCATCGTATGGCGTCATATTTCGAAATGACCTTTAACGAATTGGGTTGTTTCAATGAAAGTACCAATCCTCGTGGGAAAATCTGCACGGTCCCGACTCGCTTCCGGGGTACAACCCAGGAAGATCTCAATGATATCGAATCCTGTCAATCTCAAAAGACCATGTTCAGCGGAAATATCAGGTGACTGTCTTGCCCGGCACGTGATTCCATCAAACGGTCATACAAATAGAGACTATTGGTGTGGTTCCAAGTGCATGCTCATTGTCAGAAATGTGTCACTCGAAACGGCGCGGGAAGATTCCGGTCAGCGCAAAAAAAAGAAAAAGGGCTTAGATTCTCATCCAAACCCATAAATTTCCATTTCGATGAGATGCCGGAGGAATGCCTTCACCGAGTCAAGCCGCCCATTAATGGAAATGGGCTTCATTCCCCGGTCCTGTTCGTGCTCGACAAAGGCCTCGAGATGCTTTCCGCTCACCCCCTCAAGGTGAGTCAGCCTCTCCTTTTTCAGAAACTCCAGGAAGAGCCTGATGGACGTGTAATTGAGCTCGAGCGTGTTGGGGCGCCGGTTGCGGTGATACAGATGGGAAAGGCAGTTTTCGGCAAACTCAGTTCCAGGCAGGCCTCGTTCTCGAAGCTTGGCCGAAAGCTTCTCCAAAGTCTGTCTGGCAAGATTTTGGACTCGCCCCCTGACAAATGTGAAACCGAATTTCGAAGGGGCGGGTTGGCATTGACGCGGTTTTATCTCTTCTGAAAAAAGTTCAGGGGCTATTTTCTGCCTTCTTTCTGTTTTTCACCAACAATAACAGGCATATAACGCCACAGATCGTTCTGGGATCAATCATCTGTTTTGTTACGTACAATGAGGAGATATAGTTTGACTTACGGTTGCCCCCTTTTCTACAGCAATCCGATGCACCACAGCACATGCCCCGTGGCACAGAATGTCCCGTGGCACAGAATTGCCACCCAAGCTTAAAACTGGTACTATGCAGCCTTAGCACAAATGCGTTCTCATTTGCGGGCTTGCTGGTTTCTAAACTCACCATGGGTCTGCCATCGGGGAGGAATCGGTTGATTTCCGGGTATCCGAAACTATCCGGCCTGATTCGTATTGGCTTGCAGCTCAAGCTGACCCTTTTGGTCATCGCACTTCTCTGTCTCCTGGTCGTTTTTATCGGACTGCTTTCAACCGATTCAATCCGCCGTATTTTGCTGAGCGAAATAGGTCAGAAAGCACTCGTCCTGGCACAATCGGTAGCCCGCAACCCGGTAATGCGCGAAGGTCTTCAAACCAAAAATTCCGCGGCTGTTCAGGAACTCGCGGAGAAAATTCGCCAGGCCACTGCAGCGGAATATGTCGTCGTCTGTGATCGCCAGGGGACCCGATACAGCCATCCCAATCCGGAAAATATCGGGAAGACCTTTGCGGGGGGCGATTTTCATCCCGTCGTGGAGATGGGAAGCGCCTATGTCTCACAGGCTGTGGGGACGTTGGGACCTTCGACGCGTGCCTTTGTCCCGGTACTCGGAGATCAGGGGGAGGTAATCGGCTTCGTGGCTGTAGGGTACCTGGATACGGAAATAGAGAAACAAGTCGGCGTCCAACAGCGGAAAATTCTGGGATATGCGGCGGTCGTCCTGTTTTTTGGAGTTTTCGGCGCTGCGGTCATTGCCAAGAAATTCAAATCCGCCATCTTCGGGCTTGAACCGCACGAGATCGCCACATTGTTCGAGGAACGAAATGCGATAATTGAGGCCATTCGCGAAGGGGTTGTGGCCGTTGACAGGGCAGGGCGCCTCAGATTTGTAAATCAGGCCGCACGGCGCTATCTGGGACAGTCCCCCGATGAGGAACTGGCAGGGTGTCTTCTGACCGATCTCTGCCCATGCGGTGAAATGGAGAATGCGCTCCTGCAAAAAGAAAAAATACTGGACCAGGAGATTTCTGTCGCAGAACGCACGATGGTGGTCAACGTGCTCCCCTTCGAAGTATCCGGTAATGGGTCCGGAGCGGTCGCGACCTTTCGCCCCAAAGACGAAATCGACAATCTTGCGCGAAAGCTCCTGCACATGCAGGAATACTCTGAGTTGCTGCGTGCACAGACACATGAGTACTCGAACAAGCTGCACACAATTGCGGGGCTGATCCAGATCGGAGCGCACCATGAGGCGCTTGATCTCATTCTTACCGAGTCGAGCGGGTATCAAGACCTCGTAAAGACACTGGCTGAAGCGGTCCCCGATCCCGTCATTGCCGGCCTGATTCTTGGGAAATTCAACCGGGCGCGCGAACTCAAGGTAGAACTCAAACTTGAGCCTGACAGTTCCTTTTCCGATCTGCCGGCCGAGATCGAGCGGGGAAGCCTGGTCACGATAATCGGCAACCTGCTGGACAACGCCTTCGAGGCGGTGCGCTCGTACGGGCAAGATTGTGAGGTCCGGCTCTTCTTTACCGACCTGGGCTTGGATTTGATTATCGAGGTTGAAGATTCCGGCCCGGGAGTCCCCCCTGAAATTGCGGACAGATTGTTTGAAAAGGGAGTTACCACAAGCATCGGTCAGGGACGCGGAATGGGGCTCTATCTCGTTCAAAAAGCTGTTGCGGCGCTCGGAGGCTCGGTTACTTTCTCCACGGGTGAACTGGGCGGGGCGCTTTTTACGGTCACTATCCCGAAAAATTGCGCCGGACTGTACGACAAGAACATGCTGTCCGGGCAAAAGGGAACGGTTTGATGGCAACAAAAGAGCCCATCCGGGTATTGATCGTTGAGGACGATTTGCGCATTTCCGAGTTACACCGCCGTTTCACCGAGAAAATCGACGGGTTCGAGGTCGTAGGGATAGCGAACACGATAGCCGACGCGGAGGATATGGCCGAGGTTCTTGCCCCCGACCTGGTGCTGCTTGACCTGTTTTTCCCCGAAGGAAACGGGTTGGATTTGCTCCGGAAACTGAGAGCACGGGCAGTCCCGGCCGACGTGATTCTTATCACTGCCGCCCGCGAGATGAACTCGCTAAAGGAAGCAATTCGCGGCGGTGTTTTTGATTATAATGTTAAGCCTGTCGTCCTGACTCGCTTCCAAGCATCGATGGAAAGATACCGGGACTACTTCCGCAGCATGAGGGCAGGAGGGTCCCTAGACCAGAAAGACATCGACCGGCTGTTTCACCCCGAAATAGGCAGACGATTCGAAGACCCGGAAATGCCCAAGGGCATTGACCGGCTCACGCTGCGTAAAATCAGGCAGGTATTTGAATCATCTTCCGACAAAGACTTCAGCGCCGAGGAAGTGGCAGAGCAAATAGGCCTCAGCCGCTCCACAGCCCGCAGGTACCTCGAATACCTGGTAAGTGAGAGCTTCCTGGCTGCGGACCTCCTCTATGGTGTAGTTGGCCGCCCCGAAAGGCGTTATTTCCGAGTCACCTGAGCTTATCCGGAACTCCGGCCGCAAAATCCCAGCGGGATTTTGCGATCCACTCAGTCTTTACCTGAATCCTGAGACCTCCCTCACCTTCTTTTCTCCACTCCTTTTTGATTCCACCGCTTATTTCGAACCATTCACCTCCCGGGCGGCGCCCCAGGGCGCCCCGGACCTATTCCGCGCATCGTGAGCAAAATGAACAAAATCATCTTTAAGAAATAAATAAACTAAATATTCCAAATATTTACAAGCAATGAAGTTGCTGATAGGCTTGTTAATGTAATGAAAGATTGATCGAGATCCAAAGGTGACGGCAGGAGGCAACCTCAAAGAATTCGGGAAATCTGAACGCACAGGCGAAAGGAGAGGAGACAAACTATGTTCTGGGTAGAATTTGCTGTTCTTTTGCTAGCAATCTACATCGGTATTCGCGTTGGTGGAATTGGACTCGGCCTCATCGGAGGTACCGGCGTGACCGTCTTCACCTTTGCCTTCGGAATGAAGCCGGGCTCTCCTCCAATTGATGTTATGCTCATCATCCTGGCCGTGGTGGC from Syntrophobacter fumaroxidans MPOB includes these protein-coding regions:
- a CDS encoding ABC transporter ATP-binding protein; the protein is MQPSGSATAKSYLLSFLRYAGAKAWISLLIMVLLGLSEGVGLIMLIPFLHLIGFGGAEKTDGISLLVRELFDTSGLPLTLPAVLSVYVVILSVHAMIGRYQESLNARLIMGYTQYMQDRLYAAFARVGWLCFTQTSGADVIRVVTNDLIRAGLATQRLLELIAAIVLTVIYICVAMTVSWIMTMFTLACVSIIFLILQPLNKQAHRLSEELQKKVEDMYWLATEHLGGMKIAKSYNLEREHAGSFSAITSQLAAKATRFFQVDAATRMYHQIGAIVALSSFFYLAAKFVTIPATSLLLVVFVFARLSPKVSGIQHFMQHISNSLPAFREASIMLSRFEAAAESPAPSVVRPLRLESSVRFSRVSFSYDGGMESLSLRKVDLVIRAHETMAIVGPSGSGKTTLADLILGLLNPTEGTILIDDRPLEGEWVHNWRSSIGYVPQETFLFHDTVRGNLLWAKRDATEEEIWTAIRLAAAEDFVSALPDGLDTVLGDRGIRLSGGERQRIALARALLRKPTLLLLDEATSSLDTENEQRIQEAIEGLHGELTMVIIAHRLSTIRRADSIVVLDGGRVAEAGTWESLAHKEGGRFRSLLERQK
- a CDS encoding response regulator, which translates into the protein MATKEPIRVLIVEDDLRISELHRRFTEKIDGFEVVGIANTIADAEDMAEVLAPDLVLLDLFFPEGNGLDLLRKLRARAVPADVILITAAREMNSLKEAIRGGVFDYNVKPVVLTRFQASMERYRDYFRSMRAGGSLDQKDIDRLFHPEIGRRFEDPEMPKGIDRLTLRKIRQVFESSSDKDFSAEEVAEQIGLSRSTARRYLEYLVSESFLAADLLYGVVGRPERRYFRVT
- a CDS encoding S24/S26 family peptidase gives rise to the protein MIIPAREFMPLVLAALESNQRVRMTAMGSSMFPFIRGGDVVEIEPIRSPPVAGDVVLAQRALMPQGERYVVHRIVRIEGEMYFLRGDAQKNCEGPFTRRDILGRAVLVFQKGRVHRLDHGIWRRAGFAWNRCAPLNLWLFQLTRQFQRKRK
- a CDS encoding radical SAM/SPASM domain-containing protein yields the protein MTQTPTQYGALVSEMLRRAAVHRQPAHGAFELTGRCNLSCRMCYVRKSAGDMAEAARELPASGWLELARQAVDHGMVFLLLTGGEVFLRRDFFEIYEPLTRMGLSLALFTNGTLITKDIASRLAQAPPSRVEITLYGATAATCEAVTGRPGSFAACRAGLEALLSQGITFGLKTTVTRQNVWELEAMRGMAHGWGVPFSASWLLTRRPDGSNSDVEDCRLSAEECIELEATDSATADEWTEAALRETAAGRHDNFYCQAGKAAFAVNAAGEMNACLLLPHPAARPLEIGFPEAWKQVQEFVDSAPPAGSECSACDAFSYCGRCPAWSMSETGTLTEAVPYLCEIARARKSRYE
- a CDS encoding PqqD family protein, which codes for MKRSEDFSLRNVGGQDILVPLGAKVLDMNALITLNATGRIVWELLAQDRSLEYLVTEVVKEFDIDEDSARGDVQAFLNELGRLGLLKT
- a CDS encoding ATP-binding protein gives rise to the protein MISGYPKLSGLIRIGLQLKLTLLVIALLCLLVVFIGLLSTDSIRRILLSEIGQKALVLAQSVARNPVMREGLQTKNSAAVQELAEKIRQATAAEYVVVCDRQGTRYSHPNPENIGKTFAGGDFHPVVEMGSAYVSQAVGTLGPSTRAFVPVLGDQGEVIGFVAVGYLDTEIEKQVGVQQRKILGYAAVVLFFGVFGAAVIAKKFKSAIFGLEPHEIATLFEERNAIIEAIREGVVAVDRAGRLRFVNQAARRYLGQSPDEELAGCLLTDLCPCGEMENALLQKEKILDQEISVAERTMVVNVLPFEVSGNGSGAVATFRPKDEIDNLARKLLHMQEYSELLRAQTHEYSNKLHTIAGLIQIGAHHEALDLILTESSGYQDLVKTLAEAVPDPVIAGLILGKFNRARELKVELKLEPDSSFSDLPAEIERGSLVTIIGNLLDNAFEAVRSYGQDCEVRLFFTDLGLDLIIEVEDSGPGVPPEIADRLFEKGVTTSIGQGRGMGLYLVQKAVAALGGSVTFSTGELGGALFTVTIPKNCAGLYDKNMLSGQKGTV
- a CDS encoding site-specific integrase — protein: MEKLSAKLRERGLPGTEFAENCLSHLYHRNRRPNTLELNYTSIRLFLEFLKKERLTHLEGVSGKHLEAFVEHEQDRGMKPISINGRLDSVKAFLRHLIEMEIYGFG